One window from the genome of Musa acuminata AAA Group cultivar baxijiao chromosome BXJ1-4, Cavendish_Baxijiao_AAA, whole genome shotgun sequence encodes:
- the LOC135672673 gene encoding glutamate receptor 2.7-like isoform X1, whose product MFGSQKLFFSILFLSTALFLTGAANINIGAIVNTTLRIGREQKVAMEIAAQHFNSSSSPIFLGVSELNSSDPFEVITRAKDLISWGADAIIGIGTWPEVATVLSLSATPTWSSTMPFVVQMSYPATGEVRCLAAIIRSFNWRRVIVIYEKDIYGSSSGVLALFSDALRDSGSQIDYHIAFPPLRTVSNATDMIRRTLTGIPRHLSKVFVLIRSSLELTVELFQQANDMGMMAKDHVWIVNDDVTALLDSTLTPSFISSYMQGVIGISTYFNTTTSSYHAFSSDFRHRFKQEYKLKGEHLFEPGRHAVGAYDAVHAIANAAAAIATKAETGSVTTLQGILSTNFPGLSGFIEFTRDGLLPEWRGHSTFRVLNVVGKSYKDLGFWSEGHGFFENEADISRPGGVVDVLRPVFWPGGTDKIPGGWGTLKIGIPNATSFDQFVKVEYDKDGKLQPTGFCMDVFREILKHLNYDLIYEFEAFNGSYDDLVNKVPSQEVDAVVGDITILAKRAVNATFTEPFLSSGLSMLVPVKPNHTPWMLTKPFTKEVWFLILATLVYTAGVVWYLERESNPEFHGTPWVQLGATLWLILSSIFFAHGEQNRSRLPSHSIFVCLTCNSIYFHRADRVYSYYTKTVVIVWLVVVLILTTSFTANLSSILIIEKLEPVPPGSRVGCDGDSFVLKYLQQVLLYNKSRIETIGQPEEYVKAFKSGNITAAYLETPYLRVFLSQHQDFSVIGETHRLGGFGFVFPIHSLLADDFSEVILQLEENGTLKELENKWFTITLSNSSPLDDKRESDSLSLDCFWALFLCTGCTSTIVLLLNGTGTSVAVLRRSFMVLWRSTRNLSPREGLELPMVVQISSHQEDNHHANTIDIV is encoded by the exons ATGTTTGGAAGCCAGAAATTGTTTTTCTCGATCCTCTTCCTCTCAACAGCTCTCTTTCTAACCGGAGCAGCTAATATTAATATTGGTGCGATAGTCAACACCACTTTACGCATCGGAAGGGAACAGAAGGTAGCGATGGAGATCGCAGCCCAACATTTCAACTCCTCTTCATCGCCAATTTTTCTGGGTGTCAGCGAATTAAACAGCAGCGATCCCTTCGAAGTGATCACAAGAG CTAAAGATCTCATTAGCTGGGGAGCGGATGCAATCATCGGCATTGGAACATGGCCCGAGGTCGCAACGGTACTATCTCTTTCCGCAACACCAACCTGGTCATCGACCATGCCGTTCGTGGTTCAGATGTCGTATCCAGCCACTGGCGAGGTGCGCTGTCTTGCTGCCATCATAAGATCGTTTAACTGGAGGCGAGTCATCGTCATCTACGAAAAAGATATATATGGCAGTTCCTCCGGAGTCCTCGCTCTCTTTTCCGATGCTCTTCGAGACAGTGGTTCACAGATCGACTACCATATAGCCTTCCCACCATTGCGCACAGTCTCTAACGCAACCGATATGATCCGCCGAACGTTGACGGGCATTCCGCGACACCTATCGAAGGTGTTCGTCCTCATCCGATCCTCACTAGAGCTGACCGTGGAATTGTTCCAGCAGGCAAACGATATGGGAATGATGGCCAAGGATCATGTATGGATCGTGAATGACGACGTCACCGCCCTCCTCGACTCCACTCTCACCCCTTCCTTCATCTCTTCCTACATGCAAGGCGTGATCGGAATCAGCACCTACTTCAACACCACCACCAGCTCCTACCACGCCTTCTCTTCTGATTTCCGGCATCGATTCAAGCAAGAGTACAAGCTCAAAGGGGAGCATCTTTTCGAACCAGGGAGGCATGCAGTCGGAGCTTATGATGCAGTGCACGCTATCGCCAACGCAGCAGCAGCAATAGCAACTAAGGCTGAGACCGGAAGTGTCACAACGTTACAAGGTATCCTCTCGACCAACTTTCCTGGTTTGAGCGGCTTTATAGAATTCACAAGAGATGGGCTTTTACCTGAGTGGAGAGGCCACTCGACCTTTCGTGTGCTAAACGTAGTAGGGAAGAGTTACAAGGACCTAGGGTTTTGGTCAGAAGGACATGGTTTCTTTGAGAACGAAGCAGACATAAGCCGCCCTGGGGGAGTAGTAGATGTCTTGCGTCCAGTTTTCTGGCCGGGAGGCACAGACAAGATCCCAGGAGGATGGGGAACGTTGAAGATTGGAATACCTAATGCCACATCCTTCGATCAATTCGTTAAGGTGGAGTATGACAAAGATGGGAAGCTGCAGCCTACTGGATTCTGCATGGATGTCTTCCGGGAGATTCTGAAACACCTCAACTATGATCTAATTTATGAGTTCGAAGCTTTCAATGGCTCCTATGATGATCTCGTTAATAAGGTCCCTTCCCAG GAAGTGGATGCTGTGGTGGGGGACATCACAATCCTAGCAAAGCGGGCAGTGAATGCTACGTTTACTGAGCCCTTCCTCTCATCCGGCCTTTCCATGTTGGTCCCTGTGAAGCCTAACCACACGCCATGGATGCTCACGAAGCCATTCACCAAGGAGGTGTGGTTTCTGATCCTTGCCACCCTCGTCTACACCGCGGGCGTCGTCTGGTACCTGGAGCGCGAGAGCAACCCCGAGTTCCACGGCACTCCGTGGGTGCAGCTCGGAGCTACGCTTTGGCTAATCCTCTCCAGCATCTTCTTCGCCCACGGTGAGCAAAACCGGAGCCGCCTGCCGTCGCATAGCATCTTCGTCTGTTTAACTTGTAACTCGATTTATTTTCACCGTGCAGATAGGGTTTATAGCTATTACACGAAAACAGTGGTTATAGTTTGGCTTGTCGTGGTGTTGATCTTGACGACCAGCTTCACGGCCAACCTCAGCTCCATTTTAATCATTGAGAAGCTGGAACCGGTGCCACCAGGCAGTAGGGTTGGCTGTGATGGAGACTCGTTCGTTCTCAAGTACCTTCAGCAAGTGTTGCTCTATAACAAGAGCAGAATTGAGACGATTGGCCAACCAGAAGAATACGTCAAAGCCTTCAAGAGTGGGAACATCACGGCGGCCTACCTCGAGACGCCGTATCTCAGGGTCTTCCTCTCCCagcatcaagatttcagtgtcatTGGGGAGACACACAGGCTCGGAGGCTTCGGCTTT GTGTTCCCTATACATTCTCTTCTGGCGGACGACTTCTCCGAAGTCATACTACAACTAGAAGAGAACGGGACACTGAAAGAGCTGGAAAACAAATGGTTCACCATTACCTTGTCCAACTCCTCCCCACTGGACGACAAGAGGGAGAGTGACAGCCTCAGCCTGGACTGCTTCTGGGCACTTTTCCTCTGCACGGGCTGCACCTCCACCATCGTCTTGCTTCTGAACGGGACCGGCACATCGGTAGCAGTCCTGCGCCGAAGCTTTATGGTGCTTTGGCGTTCCACCAGAAATCTCAGTCCAAGAGAAGGTTTAGAGCTTCCCATGGTGGTGCAGATATCTTCACACCAAGAAGATAATCATCATGCAAACACCATTGATATCGTTTAA
- the LOC135672244 gene encoding putative CCR4-associated factor 1 homolog 8, whose protein sequence is MAVTVVTENIAAQLDLLVDLRRSFRYAAIDTEFPGFIRLTPPNASEEDRYADVKYNVDNMKLIQLGITLFDENGSTPWQGCCWQFNFSDFDPLVHPSSPKSLELLRRSGHDLEGNRRNGINGDKWSNVLRNKLFDRRYGSVYVTFHGLYDVAYVIKLITGGAPLPPTLREFITAARRVFGALYDIKYIAKNCDGLSGREFGLTRLAQELVVEQDGNPHQAAYDSLSISRVFNEMNRRYNIGGNERFDSVLYGLENSCTESKKRYQRGAMAYHPNYVGQYGFQAHSGIPPLPPPPMFVFLPQVGPPLHQAHGVPSSPESRQQQNTLSCHGYVSGMGNVKVRR, encoded by the coding sequence ATGGCAGTGACGGTCGTCACCGAAAACATCGCCGCCCAGCTCGATCTTCTAGTCGATCTCCGTCGATCTTTTCGTTATGCTGCCATAGATACAGAATTCCCTGGATTCATCCGGCTTACGCCTCCCAATGCTTCCGAGGAAGATCGGTATGCCGACGTCAAATACAACGTCGACAACATGAAGCTGATACAGCTCGGAATCACGTTATTCGATGAGAACGGCAGCACTCCATGGCAGGGCTGCTGCTGGCAGTTCAACTTCTCTGATTTCGATCCCTTGGTGCATCCTTCGTCGCCTAAGTCGCTCGAGCTGTTGCGCCGGAGCGGCCACGACCTCGAGGGAAACCGGCGAAACGGGATCAATGGCGACAAGTGGAGCAATGTTTTGCGCAACAAGCTCTTTGATAGACGCTACGGCTCCGTTTATGTCACCTTCCATGGCCTCTACGATGTGGCCTACGTGATCAAGCTGATCACCGGAGGAGCGCCGCTGCCTCCTACGTTGAGGGAGTTTATAACTGCAGCGAGGCGAGTTTTCGGTGCATTATACGACATCAAGTATATAGCAAAGAATTGCGATGGATTAAGCGGAAGAGAATTTGGCCTGACGAGGCTTGCACAAGAACTGGTAGTGGAACAAGATGGGAACCCTCATCAAGCGGCATACGACAGTCTATCAATTAGCAGAGTGTTCAACGAGATGAATCGGAGGTATAACATCGGAGGGAACGAGAGGTTCGACTCTGTTCTTTATGGCTTAGAGAACAGTTGCACGGAGAGCAAGAAGAGGTATCAAAGAGGTGCCATGGCCTATCATCCAAACTACGTTGGGCAGTACGGGTTCCAAGCTCACAGTGGAAtccctcccctccccccccccccgatgTTTGTGTTCCTACCTCAAGTCGGCCCGCCGTTGCATCAAGCTCATGGGGTTCCGAGTTCACCGGAGTCCCGACAACAGCAAAACACCCTTTCATGCCACGGATACGTTTCCGGGATGGGGAACGTGAAAGTTAGGCGTTAA
- the LOC135672673 gene encoding glutamate receptor 2.7-like isoform X2, whose translation MFGSQKLFFSILFLSTALFLTGAANINIGAIVNTTLRIGREQKVAMEIAAQHFNSSSSPIFLGVSELNSSDPFEVITRAKDLISWGADAIIGIGTWPEVATVLSLSATPTWSSTMPFVVQMSYPATGEVRCLAAIIRSFNWRRVIVIYEKDIYGSSSGVLALFSDALRDSGSQIDYHIAFPPLRTVSNATDMIRRTLTGIPRHLSKVFVLIRSSLELTVELFQQANDMGMMAKDHVWIVNDDVTALLDSTLTPSFISSYMQGVIGISTYFNTTTSSYHAFSSDFRHRFKQEYKLKGEHLFEPGRHAVGAYDAVHAIANAAAAIATKAETGSVTTLQGILSTNFPGLSGFIEFTRDGLLPEWRGHSTFRVLNVVGKSYKDLGFWSEGHGFFENEADISRPGGVVDVLRPVFWPGGTDKIPGGWGTLKIGIPNATSFDQFVKVEYDKDGKLQPTGFCMDVFREILKHLNYDLIYEFEAFNGSYDDLVNKVPSQEVDAVVGDITILAKRAVNATFTEPFLSSGLSMLVPVKPNHTPWMLTKPFTKEVWFLILATLVYTAGVVWYLERESNPEFHGTPWVQLGATLWLILSSIFFAHDRVYSYYTKTVVIVWLVVVLILTTSFTANLSSILIIEKLEPVPPGSRVGCDGDSFVLKYLQQVLLYNKSRIETIGQPEEYVKAFKSGNITAAYLETPYLRVFLSQHQDFSVIGETHRLGGFGFVFPIHSLLADDFSEVILQLEENGTLKELENKWFTITLSNSSPLDDKRESDSLSLDCFWALFLCTGCTSTIVLLLNGTGTSVAVLRRSFMVLWRSTRNLSPREGLELPMVVQISSHQEDNHHANTIDIV comes from the exons ATGTTTGGAAGCCAGAAATTGTTTTTCTCGATCCTCTTCCTCTCAACAGCTCTCTTTCTAACCGGAGCAGCTAATATTAATATTGGTGCGATAGTCAACACCACTTTACGCATCGGAAGGGAACAGAAGGTAGCGATGGAGATCGCAGCCCAACATTTCAACTCCTCTTCATCGCCAATTTTTCTGGGTGTCAGCGAATTAAACAGCAGCGATCCCTTCGAAGTGATCACAAGAG CTAAAGATCTCATTAGCTGGGGAGCGGATGCAATCATCGGCATTGGAACATGGCCCGAGGTCGCAACGGTACTATCTCTTTCCGCAACACCAACCTGGTCATCGACCATGCCGTTCGTGGTTCAGATGTCGTATCCAGCCACTGGCGAGGTGCGCTGTCTTGCTGCCATCATAAGATCGTTTAACTGGAGGCGAGTCATCGTCATCTACGAAAAAGATATATATGGCAGTTCCTCCGGAGTCCTCGCTCTCTTTTCCGATGCTCTTCGAGACAGTGGTTCACAGATCGACTACCATATAGCCTTCCCACCATTGCGCACAGTCTCTAACGCAACCGATATGATCCGCCGAACGTTGACGGGCATTCCGCGACACCTATCGAAGGTGTTCGTCCTCATCCGATCCTCACTAGAGCTGACCGTGGAATTGTTCCAGCAGGCAAACGATATGGGAATGATGGCCAAGGATCATGTATGGATCGTGAATGACGACGTCACCGCCCTCCTCGACTCCACTCTCACCCCTTCCTTCATCTCTTCCTACATGCAAGGCGTGATCGGAATCAGCACCTACTTCAACACCACCACCAGCTCCTACCACGCCTTCTCTTCTGATTTCCGGCATCGATTCAAGCAAGAGTACAAGCTCAAAGGGGAGCATCTTTTCGAACCAGGGAGGCATGCAGTCGGAGCTTATGATGCAGTGCACGCTATCGCCAACGCAGCAGCAGCAATAGCAACTAAGGCTGAGACCGGAAGTGTCACAACGTTACAAGGTATCCTCTCGACCAACTTTCCTGGTTTGAGCGGCTTTATAGAATTCACAAGAGATGGGCTTTTACCTGAGTGGAGAGGCCACTCGACCTTTCGTGTGCTAAACGTAGTAGGGAAGAGTTACAAGGACCTAGGGTTTTGGTCAGAAGGACATGGTTTCTTTGAGAACGAAGCAGACATAAGCCGCCCTGGGGGAGTAGTAGATGTCTTGCGTCCAGTTTTCTGGCCGGGAGGCACAGACAAGATCCCAGGAGGATGGGGAACGTTGAAGATTGGAATACCTAATGCCACATCCTTCGATCAATTCGTTAAGGTGGAGTATGACAAAGATGGGAAGCTGCAGCCTACTGGATTCTGCATGGATGTCTTCCGGGAGATTCTGAAACACCTCAACTATGATCTAATTTATGAGTTCGAAGCTTTCAATGGCTCCTATGATGATCTCGTTAATAAGGTCCCTTCCCAG GAAGTGGATGCTGTGGTGGGGGACATCACAATCCTAGCAAAGCGGGCAGTGAATGCTACGTTTACTGAGCCCTTCCTCTCATCCGGCCTTTCCATGTTGGTCCCTGTGAAGCCTAACCACACGCCATGGATGCTCACGAAGCCATTCACCAAGGAGGTGTGGTTTCTGATCCTTGCCACCCTCGTCTACACCGCGGGCGTCGTCTGGTACCTGGAGCGCGAGAGCAACCCCGAGTTCCACGGCACTCCGTGGGTGCAGCTCGGAGCTACGCTTTGGCTAATCCTCTCCAGCATCTTCTTCGCCCACG ATAGGGTTTATAGCTATTACACGAAAACAGTGGTTATAGTTTGGCTTGTCGTGGTGTTGATCTTGACGACCAGCTTCACGGCCAACCTCAGCTCCATTTTAATCATTGAGAAGCTGGAACCGGTGCCACCAGGCAGTAGGGTTGGCTGTGATGGAGACTCGTTCGTTCTCAAGTACCTTCAGCAAGTGTTGCTCTATAACAAGAGCAGAATTGAGACGATTGGCCAACCAGAAGAATACGTCAAAGCCTTCAAGAGTGGGAACATCACGGCGGCCTACCTCGAGACGCCGTATCTCAGGGTCTTCCTCTCCCagcatcaagatttcagtgtcatTGGGGAGACACACAGGCTCGGAGGCTTCGGCTTT GTGTTCCCTATACATTCTCTTCTGGCGGACGACTTCTCCGAAGTCATACTACAACTAGAAGAGAACGGGACACTGAAAGAGCTGGAAAACAAATGGTTCACCATTACCTTGTCCAACTCCTCCCCACTGGACGACAAGAGGGAGAGTGACAGCCTCAGCCTGGACTGCTTCTGGGCACTTTTCCTCTGCACGGGCTGCACCTCCACCATCGTCTTGCTTCTGAACGGGACCGGCACATCGGTAGCAGTCCTGCGCCGAAGCTTTATGGTGCTTTGGCGTTCCACCAGAAATCTCAGTCCAAGAGAAGGTTTAGAGCTTCCCATGGTGGTGCAGATATCTTCACACCAAGAAGATAATCATCATGCAAACACCATTGATATCGTTTAA
- the LOC135672243 gene encoding probable CCR4-associated factor 1 homolog 9 has protein sequence MAALTSIIRRTVSDGNLEAELDLLVEVRRSFRYIAIDTEFTGVVDSAPPDASGEALYHVVKQNVDNAKLIQLGITLFDYHRSTVGWCWEFNFSDIFPRRPLLSNDSIYLLLRSGHNFERNLLEGISGEMCGNLLRQNLFNGDKESVYVTFHGLYDFAYVIKLITGGAPLPDNLGQFIASVRRTFGHFYDLKYIGEQLSRRTFGLMSLARELGVEAYGIHHQAAHDSVTIGRAFIEMERMCHVEGDERFVSVLYGFSNSMVRDRENANAYYGHHRFQAPRAYYGHHGYQAPHAYYGHYRYQAPRAIPPTMLALQPHAGLPFRVHDGGFPVLPFQAYGVPNLLPLHQAHGVPSSSESQHEQSTLSCHINGLRFRDRVRES, from the coding sequence ATGGCAGCGCTTACGTCAATCATCCGACGTACGGTCTCGGATGGTAACCTCGAGGCGGAGCTCGATCTCCTCGTCGAGGTTCGTCGATCTTTTCGCTACATCGCCATAGATACGGAGTTCACGGGCGTCGTCGATTCCGCTCCTCCCGATGCTTCCGGAGAAGCGCTATATCACGTCGTCAAACAAAACGTCGACAATGCGAAGCTGATACAACTCGGAATCACCTTGTTCGACTATCACCGCAGCACTGTGGGCTGGTGCTGGGAGTTCAACTTCTCCGATATCTTTCCAAGGCGGCCTCTTCTGTCGAATGACTCCATCTACTTGTTGCTCCGAAGCGGCCACAATTTCGAGAGAAACCTGCTAGAGGGGATCAGCGGCGAGATGTGCGGCAATCTTCTACGCCAAAATCTCTTCAACGGAGACAAGGAATCCGTTTACGTCACCTTCCATGGCCTGTACGATTTTGCCTACGTGATCAAGCTGATCACCGGAGGAGCGCCGTTGCCTGATAACTTGGGACAGTTTATAGCTTCGGTGAGGAGAACGTTTGGCCATTTCTACGATCTCAAGTACATAGGAGAGCAATTAAGCAGAAGAACTTTTGGTTTAATGAGCCTTGCAAGAGAACTAGGAGTAGAAGCATATGGGATCCATCATCAAGCAGCACACGATAGTGTAACGATTGGCAGAGCGTTCATCGAGATGGAGCGGATGTGTCACGTCGAAGGGGACGAAAGGTTCGTCTCCGTCCTCTATGGCTTCAGTAACAGCATGGTCCGCGACAGGGAGAATGCGAATGCTTACTATGGTCACCACCGGTTTCAAGCTCCTCGCGCTTACTATGGTCACCACGGGTACCAAGCGCCTCACGCATACTATGGTCACTACCGGTACCAAGCTCCTCGCGCTATTCCTCCAACGATGCTTGCATTGCAACCTCATGCCGGCCTCCCGTTTCGAGTTCATGATGGTGGTTTCCCGGTGCTGCCATTTCAAGCTTATGGGGTGCCCAACTTATTGCCGTTGCATCAAGCTCATGGGGTTCCGAGTTCATCGGAGTCCCAACATGAGCAAAGCACCCTTTCATGCCACATCAATGGATTACGTTTCCGGGATCGGGTACGTGAAAGTTAG